A genomic segment from Desulfurispirillum indicum S5 encodes:
- a CDS encoding response regulator: MNRILLIEDQEELRELVEYNLVRDGQFQVESVDNANDALMMLEDIEVDLILLDLMLPGLSGLEFLRILKNSVERSEIPVIIISAKSGEQDIVTGLSLGADDYITKPFSMKVLKAKVDAVLRRALHHDNRTVAYGSISIDMETHKAYVDGNEVVLTMKEFELLHLFLKRPKKVFHRNQLLSSIWGYDSEVYTRTVDAHISSLRKKLGDKGKMIRSIPKVGYGMDL; this comes from the coding sequence ATGAACCGGATTCTGCTGATTGAGGACCAGGAAGAACTCAGGGAGCTGGTGGAATACAACCTGGTGCGCGACGGCCAGTTTCAGGTGGAGTCGGTGGACAACGCCAATGACGCCCTGATGATGCTGGAAGATATCGAGGTGGATCTGATTCTGCTGGATCTGATGCTGCCGGGGCTCAGTGGCCTTGAATTTCTGCGCATCCTCAAGAACTCGGTGGAACGCAGCGAAATCCCGGTCATCATCATCTCCGCCAAGAGCGGCGAGCAGGATATTGTCACGGGCCTGAGCCTGGGAGCAGACGACTACATCACCAAGCCCTTCAGCATGAAAGTCCTCAAGGCCAAGGTGGACGCAGTGCTGCGCCGGGCCTTGCACCATGATAACCGCACCGTCGCCTACGGCAGCATCTCCATTGATATGGAGACCCACAAAGCCTATGTGGATGGGAATGAAGTGGTGCTGACCATGAAGGAATTCGAGCTGCTGCATCTGTTCCTCAAGCGCCCCAAAAAGGTCTTCCACCGCAATCAGCTGCTCAGCTCCATCTGGGGATATGACTCCGAAGTATACACCCGTACTGTGGACGCCCATATATCCTCTTTGCGCAAGAAACTGGGGGACAAAGGCAAGATGATCCGCTCCATCCCCAAGGTCGGCTACGGAATGGATCTCTAG
- the phoU gene encoding phosphate signaling complex protein PhoU: MNIDKNIHRTHISKQFNESLDNIINGLLDMGNLARTQLKSAVQALLEENRELAETVNANDREVDAMEVAIDNECTEIIVRRQPAASDLRLILAVARSSRDLERIGDEAAKVARRALSLMEEGRPVVGYSEVRQLADLVLSMLDTALLAFSDFDADTALRVMHQDKDVDAEYKRAMRSLVMHMMEDPRCISQTLNIIWILRALERIGDHAENIAEYVIYLAKGMDVRHKSLKKIEKELSKQQSKSDSHEKP, from the coding sequence ATGAATATCGACAAAAATATCCATCGCACCCATATTTCCAAGCAGTTTAACGAAAGCCTGGACAATATCATCAATGGCCTTCTGGACATGGGGAACCTGGCCCGCACCCAGCTGAAAAGTGCGGTGCAGGCGTTGCTGGAGGAGAACCGTGAACTGGCGGAAACGGTCAATGCCAATGACCGGGAAGTGGACGCCATGGAAGTGGCTATCGACAATGAGTGTACCGAGATCATCGTGCGACGCCAGCCAGCAGCTTCCGACCTGCGGCTGATTCTGGCTGTGGCGCGCTCCAGCCGCGATCTGGAACGTATTGGCGACGAGGCGGCCAAGGTGGCCCGCCGCGCCCTCTCCCTGATGGAAGAGGGGCGTCCGGTGGTGGGCTACTCGGAAGTGCGCCAGCTGGCAGATCTGGTACTCTCCATGCTGGACACGGCCCTGTTGGCCTTCAGCGACTTTGATGCGGACACGGCGCTGCGGGTCATGCACCAGGACAAGGATGTGGACGCGGAGTACAAGCGGGCCATGCGCTCACTGGTCATGCATATGATGGAAGATCCGCGCTGCATCTCCCAGACCCTCAATATCATCTGGATTCTGCGAGCCCTGGAACGTATTGGCGACCACGCCGAAAACATAGCAGAATATGTAATTTACCTTGCCAAGGGCATGGATGTACGGCATAAAAGCCTGAAGAAGATCGAGAAAGAACTGTCAAAACAGCAAAGCAAGAGCGACTCCCATGAAAAACCGTGA
- the pstA gene encoding phosphate ABC transporter permease PstA, whose amino-acid sequence MRKWFNSGTPWIWLNAGAVTISLVMVLGLLGLIAVRGLSHFWPATVYEITYDHPDQGIVQVIGELSRSETQTATRIREAGHYVPEELDLVERHLFKQGNRDLTGRDFLWYLDFRIKDWQIPKDLMVLERMEWGNFYGRLINVKERGEIVASGEEAWGELQERLKRSLALAAQMNHLERYDIGSINFRIEQVRLDQRRLVLQKERFTPEEISTRLAELDAQLTSLDDEYSVLHRDLMALRQQAARDSITALVMDGSELEIPLAHIVRAYRPNAMGVFQKMGHYAAEFKDFVTGYPREANTEGGILPAIFGTVMMVIVMSIVVTPLGVLAAIYLREYAKQGPIVRTIRIAVNNLAGVPSIVFGVFGLGFFVYFLGGNIDRLFYPEALPAPTFGTPGLIWASLTLALLTLPVVIVSTEEGLTRIPSTIRNGSLALGATKSETLWKVIVPLSAPAMMTGLILAVARAAGEVAPLMLVGVVKLAPNLPIDGNFPYVHLERKFMHLGFHIYDVGFQSPNVEAARPLVYATALTLVLIIVVLNLTAIAIRNHLREKYRSDSD is encoded by the coding sequence ATGAGAAAATGGTTTAATTCGGGAACCCCCTGGATCTGGCTGAACGCCGGAGCCGTCACCATCAGCCTGGTGATGGTGCTGGGGCTGTTGGGACTGATCGCCGTGCGCGGTCTCTCTCACTTCTGGCCCGCCACGGTCTATGAAATCACCTACGACCACCCCGACCAGGGCATTGTACAGGTTATCGGCGAACTGAGCCGCTCCGAGACCCAGACGGCCACCCGCATACGCGAAGCGGGCCACTATGTCCCCGAGGAGCTGGATCTGGTGGAGCGTCACCTGTTCAAGCAGGGCAACCGGGATCTGACCGGGCGCGATTTCCTGTGGTATCTGGATTTTCGTATCAAGGACTGGCAGATCCCCAAGGACCTGATGGTGCTGGAGCGCATGGAGTGGGGCAACTTCTATGGTCGTCTGATCAACGTGAAGGAGCGCGGTGAGATCGTTGCTTCCGGTGAAGAAGCCTGGGGCGAACTGCAGGAACGCCTCAAGCGCAGCCTGGCCCTGGCAGCTCAGATGAACCACCTGGAGCGCTACGACATCGGCAGCATCAACTTCCGCATCGAGCAGGTGCGCCTGGACCAGCGCCGCCTGGTGCTGCAGAAGGAGCGCTTTACGCCAGAGGAAATTTCCACGCGCCTGGCCGAGCTGGATGCCCAGCTTACCAGCCTGGATGACGAGTACAGCGTCCTCCACCGCGATCTGATGGCCCTGCGCCAGCAGGCCGCCCGGGACAGCATCACCGCCCTGGTCATGGATGGCAGTGAATTGGAGATTCCCCTGGCCCACATCGTGCGGGCCTATCGCCCCAACGCCATGGGTGTGTTCCAGAAAATGGGTCACTATGCTGCCGAGTTCAAAGACTTTGTCACCGGATATCCCCGCGAGGCCAACACCGAAGGAGGCATTCTGCCCGCCATATTTGGTACGGTCATGATGGTTATCGTCATGTCCATCGTGGTCACGCCCCTGGGCGTGCTGGCTGCTATCTACCTGCGCGAATACGCTAAGCAGGGACCCATCGTGCGTACCATCCGCATCGCCGTGAACAACCTGGCCGGGGTGCCGTCCATCGTCTTTGGCGTCTTTGGCCTGGGCTTCTTCGTCTACTTCCTGGGGGGCAATATCGACCGTCTCTTCTACCCCGAGGCTCTGCCCGCGCCCACCTTTGGTACGCCGGGTCTGATCTGGGCCTCTCTGACCCTGGCCCTGCTGACCCTGCCGGTGGTGATTGTCTCCACCGAAGAGGGTCTGACCCGCATCCCCAGCACCATCCGCAATGGCAGCCTGGCTCTGGGGGCCACCAAGTCGGAGACCCTGTGGAAGGTCATTGTCCCCCTTTCGGCCCCTGCCATGATGACGGGGCTGATTCTGGCCGTGGCCCGCGCCGCCGGAGAAGTGGCTCCCCTGATGCTGGTGGGCGTGGTCAAACTGGCCCCCAACCTGCCCATTGACGGGAACTTCCCCTATGTTCACCTGGAGCGCAAGTTCATGCACCTGGGCTTCCATATCTACGATGTGGGCTTCCAGAGCCCTAACGTGGAAGCGGCTCGGCCCCTGGTGTACGCCACGGCCCTGACCCTGGTGCTGATCATCGTGGTGCTGAACCTGACGGCCATTGCCATACGGAATCATCTGCGGGAGAAGTATCGCAGTGACAGCGACTAG
- the phoU gene encoding phosphate signaling complex protein PhoU, translated as MKNRDDAFLTLKSLIADMSTHTVSMIENAIKALVTRDSVLAQQVLDSDDQINNLDITIDDICMKIMALYEPKAKDLRHILTVSRIINDLERIADHCTSICREVIHLNQVPQVKPYIDIPRMGEAAADMLRGAIDCYFHRDTDKALEVIQRDDAVDEFQAQIVRELLTYILEDVRKTQPVIWLIFITRRIERIGDHASNIAEQVYFMETGKVIRHRKFVQNGKDNSHEPDSAD; from the coding sequence ATGAAAAACCGTGACGATGCCTTCCTCACCCTCAAGTCCCTGATTGCAGACATGAGTACCCATACGGTCAGTATGATAGAGAATGCCATCAAGGCGCTGGTCACACGGGATTCCGTGCTGGCCCAGCAGGTGCTGGACTCGGACGATCAGATCAATAATCTGGATATCACCATTGATGATATCTGCATGAAAATCATGGCCCTCTACGAGCCAAAAGCCAAGGACCTGCGCCATATTCTGACCGTCTCGCGCATCATCAACGACCTGGAGCGCATTGCCGACCACTGCACCTCCATCTGTCGCGAGGTGATTCACCTCAACCAGGTTCCCCAGGTCAAGCCCTATATCGACATTCCCCGCATGGGAGAAGCGGCAGCCGACATGCTGCGCGGCGCCATCGACTGCTACTTCCACCGCGATACGGACAAGGCCCTGGAGGTCATCCAGCGCGATGACGCCGTGGATGAATTTCAGGCCCAGATCGTGCGGGAGCTGCTGACGTATATTCTGGAGGATGTGCGCAAGACGCAACCGGTCATCTGGCTGATCTTCATCACCCGCCGCATTGAGCGCATCGGCGACCACGCCAGCAATATTGCCGAGCAGGTGTACTTCATGGAAACGGGGAAGGTCATCCGCCATCGCAAATTTGTCCAGAATGGAAAGGATAACAGCCATGAACCGGATTCTGCTGATTGA
- a CDS encoding ABC transporter permease subunit, translating to MTTRTANGSSILPSPERREKLRKWRGFKDHGTKYGVAFGGFSVIGALALIFIFLFIEVLPIFRPATMEFKAQHSVAATSGAEVLLTSVDRYLEVGVSFDRSGRVLFFEPYEGRTLLDEQVSFGAGEQVTSFAHAEERTGLVAFGLDNGKALVVSHAYDLSYPDDVRLVTPKLEYVLGEEAVVVDAQGQPLEALAIQRGPRGYIVAGSTADGRLLLVVYGTQTHFMTGAVTVTRTAYELENPGSTIQRILLDNMMQAMYVADDRGHVHYYDISTPSSAHLVNSTRVVAEGQTISSLAFLLGTVSIVVGSSDGSVAQWFLMRDEENIRNLTHIREFDSHSAPITAITAEHARKGFVTGDASGVIKVHYGTSSRTLLAEKIFDGNPVQAMGLAPRNNGFIAADDRNQLRFYELRNPHPQVSWAALWEKVMYEGRSEADFVWQSSSATDEFESKFSLVPMTVGTIKAAFYAMLFAVPLAVMGAIYTAYFMSPKMRGLVKPIIEIMEALPTVILGFLAGLWLAPFVENNLPSVFSVLLLMPLGMIAFAYLWTKVRPRLMHIVPDGWESALLIPVILVIGWACVTASPFIEIWFFDGSMRQWFTENGITYDQRNALVVGIAMGFAVIPTIFSIAEDAIFTVPKHLTQGSLALGATPWQTVTKVVLLTASPGIFSAIMIGLGRAVGETMIVLMATGNSPVVNFNIFEGMRTLSANIAVEMAETAVGSTHYRILYLSALVLFALTFVVNTIAELVRQRLRKRYASL from the coding sequence ATGACAACACGAACAGCCAACGGGTCATCTATTCTGCCCAGTCCCGAGCGGCGGGAGAAGTTGCGTAAGTGGCGCGGCTTCAAGGACCACGGCACCAAGTACGGGGTCGCCTTTGGTGGCTTCAGCGTTATCGGAGCTCTGGCTCTGATTTTTATTTTTCTGTTTATCGAGGTTCTGCCCATCTTCCGGCCGGCGACTATGGAGTTCAAGGCCCAGCACAGTGTGGCAGCCACAAGTGGCGCGGAAGTGCTGCTCACATCGGTGGACCGTTATCTGGAAGTGGGGGTGAGTTTTGATCGCTCCGGCCGGGTGCTGTTTTTTGAACCCTACGAAGGTCGGACTCTCCTGGATGAACAGGTCTCCTTTGGCGCCGGGGAACAGGTCACCAGCTTTGCCCATGCCGAGGAGCGCACCGGTCTGGTGGCCTTTGGTCTGGATAATGGCAAGGCGCTGGTGGTGAGCCACGCCTACGACCTTTCCTACCCCGATGATGTGCGCCTGGTCACCCCCAAGCTGGAATATGTGCTGGGGGAAGAGGCGGTAGTGGTGGATGCCCAGGGGCAACCCCTGGAGGCTCTGGCCATTCAGCGCGGGCCGCGGGGCTACATTGTGGCGGGTTCCACGGCTGATGGCCGCCTGCTGCTGGTGGTCTACGGTACCCAGACCCACTTTATGACGGGAGCGGTGACGGTGACCCGCACAGCCTATGAACTGGAAAACCCCGGAAGTACCATTCAGCGTATTCTCCTTGATAATATGATGCAGGCCATGTACGTGGCCGATGACCGTGGCCATGTCCATTACTATGACATCAGCACCCCCTCCAGCGCCCACCTGGTCAACAGCACTCGCGTGGTGGCCGAGGGGCAGACCATCAGCTCTCTCGCTTTTCTGTTGGGCACCGTGTCCATAGTGGTGGGCAGCAGCGATGGCAGCGTGGCCCAGTGGTTTCTGATGCGCGACGAGGAAAACATCCGCAACCTGACCCATATCCGGGAATTTGACTCCCACAGCGCCCCCATTACTGCCATTACGGCGGAGCATGCCCGCAAGGGATTTGTCACCGGCGATGCCAGCGGAGTGATAAAAGTGCACTATGGCACCTCGTCCCGCACCCTGCTGGCGGAGAAAATCTTTGATGGGAATCCGGTGCAGGCCATGGGTCTGGCACCCCGCAACAACGGCTTCATTGCCGCCGATGACCGCAACCAGCTGCGTTTTTACGAGCTGCGCAACCCCCATCCTCAGGTTTCCTGGGCGGCCCTGTGGGAAAAGGTCATGTACGAAGGGCGCAGCGAAGCTGATTTTGTCTGGCAGTCCTCATCGGCCACCGACGAATTTGAGTCCAAGTTCAGCCTGGTGCCCATGACCGTGGGAACCATCAAGGCGGCCTTCTACGCCATGCTTTTTGCGGTTCCCCTGGCGGTGATGGGCGCCATCTATACCGCCTACTTCATGAGTCCCAAGATGCGCGGGCTGGTCAAGCCCATCATTGAGATCATGGAAGCCCTGCCCACCGTTATTCTCGGCTTCCTGGCCGGTTTGTGGCTGGCACCCTTTGTGGAAAACAACCTGCCCTCGGTGTTCAGCGTCCTGCTGCTGATGCCCCTGGGTATGATCGCCTTTGCCTATCTGTGGACCAAGGTCCGCCCCCGTCTCATGCACATCGTGCCCGATGGCTGGGAGAGTGCCCTGCTGATCCCTGTGATCCTGGTAATCGGCTGGGCCTGTGTCACCGCCAGCCCCTTTATCGAGATATGGTTCTTCGATGGCAGCATGCGTCAGTGGTTCACGGAAAATGGCATCACCTATGACCAGCGCAACGCCCTGGTGGTAGGCATTGCCATGGGCTTTGCCGTCATCCCCACCATCTTCTCCATTGCCGAGGACGCCATCTTCACCGTGCCCAAGCACCTGACCCAGGGTTCCCTGGCCCTGGGGGCCACCCCCTGGCAGACCGTGACCAAAGTGGTTCTGCTGACCGCCAGCCCCGGCATCTTCTCGGCCATCATGATCGGCCTGGGTCGTGCCGTGGGTGAGACCATGATCGTGCTCATGGCCACGGGCAACAGTCCGGTGGTCAACTTCAATATCTTTGAAGGCATGCGTACCCTGTCAGCCAATATCGCGGTGGAAATGGCGGAGACGGCCGTGGGCAGCACCCACTACCGCATCCTCTACCTGTCGGCCCTGGTGCTCTTTGCCCTGACGTTTGTGGTGAACACCATCGCGGAGCTGGTAAGGCAGCGGCTGCGGAAGCGTTATGCTTCGCTGTAA
- the pstB gene encoding phosphate ABC transporter ATP-binding protein PstB, whose product MTEKDKNFTHSGIGADFFAGKPADATNLKDEKISFEVKDLNLFYGSDQALKNINLQIPRYRVTAFIGPSGCGKSTLLRCFNRMNDLIDICRIEGQILLEGQDIHDKKVDVVELRRKVGMVFQKPNPFPKSIYENIAYGLRLQGVRNRSQLDEVVEQSLKRAALWDEVKDRLKENAFGLSGGQQQRLVIARAIAIQPEVILLDEPASALDPISTAKIEELIYELRNDYTIVIVTHNMQQAARVSYYTAFLHMGELVEFGNTAALFTNPKKKQTEDYITGRYG is encoded by the coding sequence ATGACGGAAAAAGATAAAAACTTTACCCACAGTGGCATTGGAGCCGACTTCTTCGCCGGCAAGCCCGCTGATGCCACCAACCTCAAGGACGAAAAGATCTCCTTCGAGGTGAAGGACCTCAACCTCTTCTACGGCAGCGATCAGGCTCTGAAAAACATTAACCTGCAGATTCCCCGTTACCGGGTGACGGCGTTCATCGGCCCCAGTGGCTGCGGAAAGTCCACTCTGCTGCGCTGCTTCAATCGCATGAACGACCTTATTGATATCTGTCGCATCGAAGGGCAGATTCTGCTGGAGGGGCAGGATATTCACGACAAGAAGGTGGACGTGGTGGAGCTGCGCCGCAAGGTGGGCATGGTGTTCCAGAAGCCCAACCCTTTCCCAAAGTCCATTTATGAAAACATCGCCTATGGCCTGCGCCTGCAGGGAGTGCGTAACCGCTCCCAGCTGGACGAGGTGGTGGAGCAGTCCCTCAAGCGTGCCGCCCTGTGGGATGAGGTGAAAGATCGCCTCAAGGAGAACGCCTTCGGCCTCTCCGGTGGTCAGCAGCAGCGCCTGGTTATTGCCCGCGCCATTGCCATTCAGCCCGAGGTGATTCTGCTGGATGAGCCGGCTTCGGCCCTGGATCCCATCTCCACGGCCAAAATCGAGGAGCTGATCTACGAGCTGCGTAACGACTATACCATTGTCATCGTTACCCACAACATGCAGCAGGCGGCCCGCGTGTCCTACTATACGGCCTTTCTGCACATGGGAGAGCTGGTGGAGTTCGGCAACACCGCCGCCCTGTTCACCAATCCCAAGAAGAAGCAGACTGAGGATTATATTACCGGACGTTACGGATAG